From one Alicyclobacillus acidocaldarius subsp. acidocaldarius Tc-4-1 genomic stretch:
- a CDS encoding cation diffusion facilitator family transporter has product MTNQLERRGSMLSYVNAVLNVLLALAKGIIGILAHSEALIADAVHSASDLVGSVAVIVGLRIARKPPDEDHPYGHGKAELIASICVSVLLIAASIEVFYSSAASFFHSPRAPEWTAALVAAAAVVVKEALYRYNVRLGKRLQSKSLLAQASDHRADVYSSLAALIGIVMAVVGERVGVKWLMYTDAAAGILVAALVLKMAVEIAKDALEILMDRVVLAEEALQPYRCEVLRVPGVRAIDEIRVRDHGQYVIVDIEIAVDADITVLAGHDIAAAVRDRLREKFDRVQDVFVHVNPYDPSEEHRGRERGRPE; this is encoded by the coding sequence GTGACGAATCAACTTGAGCGCCGCGGCTCCATGCTCAGTTACGTGAATGCCGTCCTGAACGTTCTCCTCGCACTTGCCAAAGGCATCATTGGCATTCTGGCGCACAGCGAGGCCCTGATTGCGGACGCCGTGCACTCCGCGTCTGACCTGGTGGGCTCCGTGGCGGTCATTGTCGGCCTCCGCATCGCCCGAAAGCCGCCGGACGAAGACCATCCATACGGGCATGGGAAGGCGGAGCTCATCGCTTCCATCTGCGTCAGTGTGCTGCTCATCGCCGCGTCCATCGAAGTGTTTTATTCGTCCGCGGCTTCGTTCTTCCACAGTCCCCGGGCCCCGGAATGGACGGCGGCGCTAGTGGCCGCCGCGGCCGTCGTCGTCAAGGAGGCACTTTACCGTTACAACGTGAGGCTCGGCAAACGCCTGCAGTCGAAGAGCCTCTTGGCACAAGCCTCCGATCACCGGGCCGACGTATATTCCTCCCTCGCCGCACTCATCGGTATCGTGATGGCTGTCGTGGGCGAGCGCGTCGGCGTCAAGTGGCTGATGTACACAGATGCCGCTGCGGGCATCTTGGTCGCCGCGCTGGTCCTCAAAATGGCCGTCGAGATCGCGAAGGACGCGTTAGAGATCTTGATGGACCGCGTCGTGCTTGCCGAAGAAGCGCTGCAGCCGTATCGGTGTGAGGTGCTTCGGGTTCCCGGAGTTCGCGCCATCGACGAGATCCGAGTGCGCGATCACGGCCAATATGTGATTGTGGACATCGAGATTGCCGTCGACGCGGACATCACGGTTCTCGCCGGCCACGACATCGCGGCGGCCGTGCGAGACCGGCTTCGTGAGAAATTCGACCGCGTCCAGGACGTGTTCGTTCACGTGAATCCTTACGATCCAAGTGAGGAACATCGCGGGCGCGAGAGGGGGCGCCCGGAATGA
- the secF gene encoding protein translocase subunit SecF, translating into MKPRFDILRVSRWCLLLSGAITVAGVIVFALFGFNLSTDFKSGSEVQFELNQRVPEARVREMFASIGLPLGDTSLTVGGIQQNVVMVTLPEQLTAKQISEIQAAEHRFFPDAKQDIQVNSVDPFVAEQTARKAVYAVLAAAACIVVYIAIRFEFRFAISGIIALLHDAFIVLAAFALLRREVDLTFVAALLTIVGYSINDTIVIFDRIRENLKIDKPETVDDLRAVVNKSLWQVMNRSIRTVLTVLIAAVILYFFGGISIRNFTFALIIGLVSGAYSSIFIASPIWVAWRSRSMKKASRGDKAAPIPE; encoded by the coding sequence GTGAAGCCAAGGTTTGACATCCTCCGGGTGAGTCGGTGGTGCCTGTTGCTGTCGGGAGCCATCACTGTGGCGGGCGTGATTGTCTTCGCCCTCTTCGGGTTCAACCTGAGCACGGATTTCAAATCGGGTTCCGAGGTGCAGTTTGAACTCAATCAGCGGGTGCCCGAGGCTCGAGTGCGCGAGATGTTTGCGTCCATTGGGCTGCCGCTTGGCGACACCAGCCTGACGGTGGGCGGCATTCAGCAGAATGTCGTGATGGTCACGCTGCCCGAGCAGCTCACGGCGAAGCAGATCAGCGAGATTCAAGCAGCGGAACACCGGTTTTTCCCGGACGCGAAACAGGATATTCAGGTGAACTCGGTGGATCCGTTTGTCGCGGAACAGACAGCTCGCAAAGCGGTGTACGCCGTGCTTGCCGCGGCTGCGTGCATCGTCGTGTACATCGCCATTCGGTTTGAGTTCCGCTTTGCCATCTCGGGGATCATTGCGCTTCTTCACGATGCGTTCATTGTCCTTGCGGCGTTTGCGCTGCTGAGGCGCGAGGTGGATTTAACCTTTGTGGCTGCGCTTCTGACCATTGTGGGCTATTCCATCAATGATACCATCGTCATTTTCGACCGCATCCGCGAGAATCTGAAGATCGACAAACCGGAAACGGTGGACGACCTGCGGGCGGTCGTCAACAAGAGCCTCTGGCAGGTGATGAACCGATCCATACGAACGGTTCTCACAGTGCTTATCGCAGCCGTCATCCTCTATTTCTTTGGCGGTATCTCCATTCGCAATTTCACGTTCGCGCTCATCATCGGCCTCGTGAGCGGGGCGTATTCGTCCATTTTTATCGCGAGCCCCATATGGGTCGCGTGGCGATCTCGCTCCATGAAGAAGGCCAGTCGCGGCGACAAAGCCGCACCGATTCCGGAATGA
- the secD gene encoding protein translocase subunit SecD, whose amino-acid sequence MKWGRLLAFLAMVVVVLGLTISTGPKIWKSIPLGLDLKGGVDLLYAVDTPKGHPLDSTGKAALVRAIEMRVNSLGVSSPIIQLEGHNQLGQDQIRVEVAGVKNQQEAVNVIGATAQLAIYGSAKIDPKTGKVVPVGPPLATGADLKSNAHWVVDQQTGQNAVAIEFKNASLWTSITKRYLQKPIYVFLNGQLLTNPVVEQVMYTGQSEISGGNLTTPQACIDLANELNAGALPYPLTLESETSVGPTLGATSLHRTLIAGVIAVVLIFAFMIAAYRMAGLIADIALVAYGYLTLLTFAGLHVVLTLSGLAALILGVGIAVDANIITYERIKDEVRNGRSLRSAVRVGNRNAFRTIVDSNATTFIAGLIMYIFGGEGDVRGFAVALMVGIIVSLLTAVLFARAMLMTFTAAQAVKNPWWYGAPRGVVKSREAKV is encoded by the coding sequence ATGAAATGGGGGCGCCTCTTGGCGTTTCTCGCGATGGTGGTTGTCGTGCTCGGCCTCACCATCAGCACGGGTCCAAAAATATGGAAGTCAATACCTCTTGGCCTCGATCTGAAAGGCGGCGTGGACTTGCTGTACGCCGTCGATACGCCGAAAGGTCATCCGCTTGACAGCACGGGTAAAGCGGCGCTCGTTCGCGCGATAGAGATGCGCGTGAATTCGCTCGGCGTGTCGTCGCCCATTATTCAACTCGAGGGCCACAATCAACTGGGCCAGGATCAGATTCGTGTGGAAGTCGCGGGTGTGAAAAATCAGCAGGAGGCCGTCAACGTCATTGGGGCCACGGCGCAGCTCGCCATCTACGGGAGCGCCAAGATCGACCCTAAGACGGGAAAGGTTGTCCCGGTTGGGCCACCGCTCGCGACGGGAGCGGATCTCAAGTCGAATGCCCACTGGGTGGTGGATCAGCAGACAGGGCAGAACGCCGTTGCCATCGAGTTCAAAAACGCGAGCCTGTGGACAAGCATCACCAAGCGGTACTTGCAGAAACCTATCTACGTCTTTCTGAACGGCCAGTTGCTGACCAACCCGGTCGTCGAACAGGTCATGTACACGGGGCAGAGCGAGATCTCTGGTGGAAATCTCACGACGCCACAGGCGTGCATCGATCTCGCCAATGAACTCAATGCCGGCGCTTTGCCTTATCCGCTGACCCTCGAAAGCGAGACGAGCGTCGGGCCGACGCTAGGCGCCACCAGCCTGCACCGGACGCTCATCGCGGGCGTGATCGCCGTGGTGCTTATCTTCGCGTTCATGATCGCCGCGTATCGCATGGCGGGGCTGATTGCCGATATCGCGCTGGTGGCGTACGGGTACCTCACACTCCTGACGTTCGCCGGCCTGCACGTCGTGTTGACGCTGTCGGGGCTCGCTGCCCTGATCCTTGGCGTCGGCATCGCGGTCGATGCGAATATCATTACGTATGAGCGAATCAAAGACGAGGTGCGAAACGGGCGCAGCCTGCGGTCCGCCGTGCGCGTCGGCAATAGGAATGCGTTTCGCACCATCGTGGATTCGAACGCGACCACGTTCATCGCAGGTCTCATCATGTACATCTTCGGCGGCGAAGGCGACGTCCGCGGCTTCGCGGTAGCCCTGATGGTGGGCATTATCGTGAGCCTCTTGACCGCCGTGTTGTTTGCCCGGGCAATGTTGATGACGTTCACGGCAGCGCAGGCGGTCAAGAATCCTTGGTGGTACGGCGCGCCGAGAGGGGTGGTGAAGAGCCGTGAAGCCAAGGTTTGA
- a CDS encoding post-transcriptional regulator codes for MAVDDPLMHPELQPYADQVRWLCEAKVEEFRLMGYDSIDVDSFWAYVCTRLPRPLSLHRLVDVILSAKPNDYMTYVTLGAFRGDLGMPDDV; via the coding sequence ATGGCGGTGGACGATCCATTGATGCACCCTGAGCTTCAGCCCTACGCGGATCAGGTGAGATGGCTTTGCGAGGCGAAGGTCGAAGAGTTCCGCTTGATGGGCTACGATTCAATTGACGTCGACTCTTTTTGGGCCTACGTCTGCACAAGACTGCCCAGGCCACTGTCGCTGCATCGCCTGGTGGACGTGATTTTGTCAGCCAAACCTAACGATTATATGACCTATGTGACACTCGGCGCCTTTCGTGGGGACCTCGGTATGCCGGATGACGTTTGA
- a CDS encoding putative polysaccharide biosynthesis protein codes for MSRQTFLQGALVLMIAGIVTRIMGFLYRIVLTRLIGAEAMGLFQIVFPILGLALTLVTMGFPLAIAKLVAEAVAKRDVDRVRRVMRISAACVLTSAVLCMSLMYAFRDVVAQYWLTDPRAYPTYLAMIPVVGVIAVASLYRGYFQGIQDMTPTAWASILEQSVRILSIWALAAYFVRFSLGYAAMAAMVGMVLGELSGLLFLIWQQRRRARMDQIVPEPAPTRTSEPMRATLRAITQLSLPVTASRLIWSLLSAAEPILVLRALEMAGVPLKQATALYGAYSGMAIPLLVFPTVVTSSLATNLVPAVAEAQASGNVERIRHRLSQSITVTTMVSFPASIVFTFLPRRSPGPSMETRTSARC; via the coding sequence TTGAGCCGCCAAACGTTCCTGCAAGGCGCGCTGGTGCTCATGATAGCCGGCATCGTGACGCGCATCATGGGATTTCTATATCGAATCGTGTTGACGCGTCTCATCGGCGCGGAGGCGATGGGCCTATTTCAAATCGTGTTTCCCATTTTGGGACTTGCGCTCACCTTGGTCACGATGGGGTTTCCGCTCGCCATCGCGAAATTGGTGGCGGAGGCGGTGGCCAAGCGGGACGTCGACCGCGTTCGCCGCGTCATGCGCATCTCCGCCGCATGTGTCCTGACGTCCGCCGTCCTCTGCATGAGCCTCATGTACGCGTTCCGCGACGTCGTTGCGCAATACTGGCTCACGGATCCTAGAGCGTATCCGACCTATCTCGCCATGATACCCGTCGTAGGCGTGATCGCCGTGGCCAGCCTCTATCGCGGCTACTTTCAAGGCATTCAAGACATGACCCCGACCGCCTGGGCGTCCATTCTGGAGCAATCCGTGCGCATCCTCAGCATCTGGGCCTTGGCTGCGTACTTCGTGCGGTTCTCGTTAGGGTATGCCGCGATGGCGGCGATGGTCGGAATGGTGCTAGGGGAGTTGTCTGGCCTCTTGTTTCTGATTTGGCAACAGCGGAGGCGCGCGCGGATGGATCAGATTGTGCCGGAGCCTGCGCCCACGCGCACATCGGAGCCGATGCGAGCGACGCTACGGGCCATCACCCAGCTGTCGCTGCCGGTCACCGCGAGCCGTCTCATCTGGTCGCTCTTGTCTGCAGCCGAGCCCATCCTTGTCCTTCGCGCGCTGGAAATGGCCGGTGTGCCACTCAAGCAGGCCACGGCGCTGTACGGCGCATATTCGGGCATGGCCATTCCCCTGCTCGTGTTTCCGACCGTGGTGACGTCATCGCTCGCAACGAACCTGGTCCCGGCCGTGGCGGAGGCTCAAGCATCGGGGAACGTGGAACGGATTCGACATCGACTGTCGCAGAGCATCACCGTGACGACTATGGTCTCGTTTCCGGCCTCCATCGTGTTTACCTTTTTGCCGCGCCGCTCACCAGGGCCATCTATGGAGACGCGCACGTCGGCCCGATGCTAG
- a CDS encoding DUF421 domain-containing protein, which produces MPHIPLWQFPLRALVLYLIVMVALRIMGKREIGQLSVFDLVVSIMIAELSTLPMEDRRVPIWEAVISIGSLVCFQLAVALLQMKSHRFRHWIEGEPSVLIAHGRICDREMRRIRYTVHDLLTQLREQGYADVADVEFAILETSGQLSVVPKPEARPLTPRDLGIRAEDGGPSLTVVVDGKPVQSALEQLGQDEAWLREQLRLRGRELERVFYARVNGRGEWWIDDMDASARLDGKREMPDDSGEPGPHLGHALDGMRGEDAERAQQREVKHQSAHDRQQ; this is translated from the coding sequence ATGCCGCACATTCCTTTGTGGCAGTTCCCGTTGCGCGCCTTGGTTCTTTATCTGATCGTGATGGTGGCCCTCCGCATCATGGGCAAGCGCGAGATTGGCCAGTTGTCCGTCTTCGATCTCGTCGTTTCCATCATGATCGCGGAGCTGTCCACCTTGCCCATGGAGGATCGGCGGGTTCCGATTTGGGAAGCGGTGATTTCCATCGGCTCGCTCGTGTGCTTTCAGCTTGCGGTCGCCCTTCTTCAAATGAAAAGTCACCGGTTTCGCCACTGGATTGAAGGAGAACCTTCCGTGCTCATTGCGCATGGCCGTATTTGCGATCGAGAAATGCGCCGCATCCGGTACACCGTACACGACCTTCTAACCCAGTTGCGCGAACAAGGCTACGCGGATGTGGCGGACGTGGAGTTCGCCATCCTAGAGACGTCCGGCCAATTGAGCGTCGTGCCCAAGCCAGAAGCGCGTCCGCTGACGCCGCGCGATCTCGGCATACGAGCTGAAGACGGTGGGCCCTCGCTCACGGTGGTGGTAGACGGCAAACCGGTTCAGAGTGCGCTCGAACAATTGGGGCAAGACGAAGCGTGGCTGCGCGAACAGCTTCGGCTTCGCGGGCGTGAATTGGAGCGCGTGTTTTACGCGCGCGTCAACGGGCGCGGAGAGTGGTGGATCGATGACATGGACGCCTCCGCGCGGTTAGATGGCAAAAGGGAGATGCCGGACGACAGCGGCGAGCCAGGGCCCCACCTTGGGCACGCGCTGGACGGCATGCGAGGTGAGGACGCGGAGCGAGCACAGCAGCGCGAAGTAAAGCATCAGTCCGCCCACGACCGCCAGCAATAG
- a CDS encoding diguanylate cyclase, which produces MAEGIPLKRQTVYSLIVGIFGCGTALVELPELRHANLWFFIAMLVLACLVEAMPVPLRLGSASLTPAVLFSYVTLNGREEAMLCAIAAAFVPAMRRHWDFETVFFNAGQYALSTLAMWWVLHQLISLPLSRIDALAVGALVLSAAVFLVVNHAFVQIIQWLRGALFWSSVWTALVTDLINLALCIPFALLVVMLDSTSAWLAPIMVLPLLMLAYMLRSHRQAMDLQEIHECLANLATEFDMRQIALEAAHLAKRMTLADCVAVFVIDGRGCLAPAAVYPRSYEAEFSMEGWPESEGGVIWKTIHQRDHVIVPDVRKDARVRFLGETPTFLSMAIFPMHAHQKAHGAIVCYAKRPKAFNHMHEYMDALANQVSVLLENAKLYQELQDRSFRDEATGLLNYRYFYEELARRVQASLRENRPVSVLIVDVDFFKRFNDTYGHLAGDVVLREVGRILERHAAPDGVAARYGGEEFAVLLWASAHEAYEIAEAIRQDVWKLAVDFEGYHLQGITVSIGMATCPDHSESDRDLLVKADSAMYWGAKQRGRNRTAMYAPEFDTQLFVDPLTSLYTHHFVNIRVRDEMAHGTTCWGVICLDLVRFSEINAAYGFEAGDEVLRQAGVVIRQVLRHSELACRYGGDEMLIIIPNVSELELAGICRRVTQVIEQHPFHVGENTLSVRVACGMEVYDVVQDGADLFNRIEELFARLHAPLHVSEPESPSHTI; this is translated from the coding sequence ATGGCGGAAGGCATACCGCTCAAGCGACAAACCGTGTACAGTCTGATCGTCGGAATCTTCGGGTGTGGAACGGCGCTCGTGGAACTCCCGGAACTCCGACATGCGAATCTCTGGTTTTTCATCGCCATGCTGGTGCTCGCCTGCCTCGTTGAGGCGATGCCGGTGCCTCTCCGGCTCGGATCCGCCAGTCTGACCCCAGCGGTCCTGTTTTCTTATGTGACCCTGAATGGGCGAGAAGAGGCGATGTTGTGCGCCATTGCAGCCGCTTTCGTCCCTGCGATGAGGCGCCATTGGGACTTCGAGACGGTATTTTTCAATGCCGGGCAATATGCGCTCTCGACGCTCGCGATGTGGTGGGTACTACATCAGCTCATTTCCCTGCCATTGAGCCGCATCGATGCGCTCGCCGTGGGCGCGCTGGTTTTGTCCGCGGCGGTGTTTCTCGTGGTCAATCACGCGTTTGTGCAAATCATTCAGTGGCTCCGGGGAGCGCTGTTCTGGTCATCTGTTTGGACCGCGCTCGTCACGGATCTCATCAACCTCGCGCTCTGCATCCCGTTTGCGTTGCTCGTCGTCATGCTCGATTCCACGAGCGCGTGGCTCGCGCCTATCATGGTGCTGCCGCTGCTCATGTTGGCCTACATGCTCCGCTCCCATCGGCAAGCCATGGACTTGCAGGAGATTCACGAGTGCCTCGCGAACCTCGCGACTGAATTTGACATGCGGCAAATTGCCCTCGAAGCCGCGCACCTCGCGAAGAGGATGACCTTGGCCGACTGCGTCGCGGTGTTCGTCATCGATGGCCGAGGGTGTCTCGCCCCTGCCGCCGTTTACCCGCGTTCGTACGAGGCCGAGTTCTCGATGGAAGGCTGGCCGGAGTCGGAGGGCGGCGTGATTTGGAAGACCATCCACCAGCGCGATCACGTCATTGTGCCTGACGTCCGCAAAGACGCCCGCGTGCGCTTTCTTGGTGAAACGCCCACCTTTTTGAGCATGGCCATCTTTCCGATGCACGCCCATCAGAAGGCGCACGGCGCCATCGTCTGCTACGCGAAGCGCCCCAAGGCATTCAATCACATGCACGAATACATGGACGCCTTGGCGAATCAGGTCTCCGTGCTGCTTGAGAACGCCAAACTGTACCAGGAGCTTCAAGATCGCTCGTTCCGCGATGAAGCCACAGGGCTTTTGAACTACCGGTATTTCTACGAAGAACTCGCTCGGCGTGTCCAGGCGTCCCTGCGGGAAAACCGCCCGGTTTCCGTGCTGATTGTGGACGTGGACTTCTTCAAGCGATTCAACGACACCTACGGGCACCTCGCGGGAGACGTGGTGCTTCGCGAAGTCGGCCGTATCCTTGAGCGTCACGCTGCACCAGACGGCGTGGCGGCGCGGTACGGCGGAGAGGAGTTCGCCGTGCTCCTGTGGGCCAGTGCGCACGAGGCCTACGAAATTGCGGAAGCCATCCGACAGGATGTGTGGAAGCTCGCCGTGGACTTCGAAGGATATCATCTCCAAGGCATCACGGTCAGCATCGGCATGGCGACGTGCCCGGATCACAGCGAGTCGGACCGCGATCTTCTCGTGAAGGCGGACAGCGCCATGTATTGGGGTGCTAAACAGCGCGGACGCAATCGAACGGCGATGTACGCCCCTGAGTTTGATACGCAGCTGTTCGTGGATCCGCTGACAAGCCTGTACACCCATCACTTCGTGAACATTCGCGTGCGGGACGAGATGGCGCATGGCACGACGTGTTGGGGGGTGATTTGTCTCGATCTCGTCAGGTTTAGCGAGATTAACGCCGCGTACGGGTTTGAAGCTGGAGACGAGGTGCTCCGCCAGGCCGGGGTCGTGATTCGCCAGGTGCTGCGGCACTCCGAGCTGGCTTGTCGCTATGGCGGAGATGAGATGCTCATCATTATCCCGAATGTCTCGGAATTGGAGCTCGCGGGGATCTGCCGCCGAGTCACGCAGGTGATTGAGCAACACCCCTTTCACGTCGGCGAGAACACCCTCTCCGTTCGCGTGGCCTGTGGTATGGAGGTGTACGACGTCGTTCAGGACGGCGCAGATCTGTTCAACCGGATTGAGGAACTGTTTGCGCGTCTTCACGCCCCGCTGCATGTCAGTGAACCCGAATCTCCCTCGCATACCATCTAG